The Primulina tabacum isolate GXHZ01 chromosome 16, ASM2559414v2, whole genome shotgun sequence genome window below encodes:
- the LOC142528354 gene encoding uncharacterized protein LOC142528354: MDLMNRVFKPYLVRFVVVFIDDILVYSQSNEDHEEHLRLTLETLREKELYAKFKKCEFWLTSVAFLGHIISELSVSVDPKKVEEGQGIAYASRQLKPYEQNYPTHDLELAAIIFALKIWKHYLYGAKCEIFTDNQSLNYLFTKKELNMRRIRWIEILKDYDLTINYHSSQSNKVADALSRRDVGNVNLSALSAQPCLQETIKLKKNHDPFIRKIKEQLQEEKSKNLKLMRKDEIGEKAITEPELVQITVEKVAIISEKLKEAQDRQKSWADLKRRPLEFEVGEKAYVKILPMKGVLHFSKLGKLNPRYVRPFEILERFGTLAYRLALLRVMSRIHNVFHVSQLRRNIPDSSHILEVALLLLDRNLNEELRYEEVVSA; the protein is encoded by the exons atggacctcatgaatagaGTCTTCAAACCATACCTCGTTAGGTTCGTGGtcgtattcatagacgacatacTTGTGTACTCACAAAGTAATGAAGATCACGAGGAACATCTTCGCCTCACTCTAGAGACACTTAGAGAAAAAGAACTGTATGccaaatttaagaaatgtgaattttggctaacAAGTGTCGccttcttgggacacataatctCTGAACTAAGCGTTTCAGTGGACCccaagaaagtagag GAAGGTCAGGGAATtgcctacgcatcaaggcaaTTAAAACCTTATGAGCAAAATTAcccaactcatgatcttgagttagcagcTATCATATTTGCACTAAAAATATGGAAACATTATCTATATGGTGCTAAATGCGAGATATTCACCGATAATCAAAGCCTCAACTACTTATTCACtaaaaaggaattaaacatgaggcggATACGGTGGATTGAAATCTTGAAGGATTATGATCTAACAATCAACTACCATTCGAGTCAATCCAATAAGgtagcagatgccttgagccgaagAGATGTAGGAAATGTAAATTTATCGGCTCTTTCAGCTCAACCATGCCTTCAAGAAACCATCAAACTGAAGAAAAATCACGATCCTTTCATAAGAAAGATTAAGGAACAACTTCAAGAGGAAAAGTCCAAGAATTTGAAACTGATGAGAAAG GACGAAATCGGGGAGAAAGCCATCACCGAGCCTGAACTAGTACAGATCACGGTTGAAAAGGTAGCCATtattagtgagaaactcaaagAAGCACAGgatcgacaaaagagctgggctgaCTTGAAGAGAAGACCGTTGGAGTTTGAAGTCGGAGAAAAGGCTTATGTCAAGATTTTACCTATGAAGGGAGTGCTCCACTTTAGCAAATTGGGAAAATTGAACCCAAGATACGTCAGACCCTTCGAGATTCTTGAACGATTTGGAACCTTAGCTTATCGACTAGCCTTGCTGCGGGTTATGTCAAGAATCCACAACGTTTTCCACGTTTCACAGCTAAGAAGAAACATTCCCGACTCGAGTCATATCCTTGAGGTCGCACTTCTTCTACTTGACCGCAACCTGAATGAAGAATTGAGATACGAAGAAGTCGTATCCGCATAG